The following is a genomic window from Thaumasiovibrio subtropicus.
GGCCTACAAGAAATAAAAGTGCATGACGAAGCCTTTCCTCTCGAGGATGTTGAAGCAATGGGCTACAAAGTCTATCACCACGGTCAAAAAGCCCACTACGGTGTTGCAATGCTCTGCAAACACGAACCAATAAAAGTGCAACGCGGCTTTCCAACGGATGATGAAGATGCGCAACGACGTATGATCATGGCAACCTTCAAACAAGAAGGTGGCTCAGAGGTGACGGTGTTGAATGGTTACTTCCCGCAAGGTGATAACATTGCGCATGAGACAAAGTTTCCCGCTAAAGAGAAATTTTACGCTGATCTGATGACCTATCTTGAAACTCACCACAATAATGATGAACAACTCATTGTGATGGGCGATATCAACATTAGCCCAGAGGACAAAGACATTGGTATCGGTGAGCCAAACCGTAAACGTTGGCTAAAAACGGGCAAATGTTCTTTCCAACCGATCGAACGAGAGTGGTTGGCTACCTTGCTAAATTGGGGCTTGGAAGATACCTTCCGCCTACAACATCCTGACGTTGAGGATCAATACTCTTGGTTTGATTACCGCTCAAAAGGGTTTGTAGATAACCGCGGTCTGCGTATTGATGTGATTCTTGCGACGCCTTCTTTAGCGCAAAAAACCATTGAGTCGGGCATTGACTATGAGCTGCGCGGTATCGAGAAGCCTTCAGATCACGCGCCGATATGGACGACGTTTAAATAAAACGTCGCCGCCCAATAAAGAGCCAGTCCTGTATGGCTGGCTCTGACACATAAGGATGTGAGTCATGGGAATCATTCGTTGGGGCATCATTGGTTGCGGTAACGTCGCGCAAGAGAAAACGACCCCGGCCTTTCAGGAGGCCAAAGGCGCACAAATCAGTGCGGTCATGGCCCGTAACTTAGATCGCGCCGAAGAGTTCGCTATCCAGCACCATATCCCCAACTATTTTGATAATGTTGACGATCTTATTACTGCCCCTTTTGTCGACGCACTCTATATTGCCACCCCACCCGATGCTCACCTAGAGATAGCGTTAAAAGTTGCCGATGCGAAAAAGCCCTGTTGTATAGAGAAACCCTTTGGGCTGAGCTTTCAGCAAAGCCGTATCATTTCGACTGCCTTTGAAAAAAAAGGGCTGCCTCTTTTTGTCTCTTATTACCGACGGCTTCTACCCAAATTTCAACATATTAAAGCCCTGCTTGACCAACAAGTCATTGGCCCTCTTTCCGCTGTCGATATCAAACTCATACGCCCTGCACATGAGCGAGATGAGGCTTTACATTGGCGCATTGACCCTCAACGTTCCGGAGGTGGCTACTTTACCGATTTAGGCAGTCACATGCTGGATCTCTTGCACTACCTGATAGGCGAAATAATCGAAGTTGACGGCATTGCGGTGCAGCAAGATAACCAAGAGACGACCCCTAATTCAATTGCGGCACATTTTCGATTTAATAACAATGTGCTAGGAAGTGGACTTTGGCATTTCGACAGTTTTGGGGACGAAGATGTCATCACTCTTTATGGCGACGAAGGCACACTGCAATTCTCCGTGTTTAAGGACTCAACGATCATCCTCAACACGCAAGCAGGCCGAGAGCTGATAAACCTACCGCACCCCAAACATGTCCAATTGCCTCACATTCAAGCGATGCAAGCCGATATCAATGGTAAGGCTGAATCGCCTTGCCGCGCCTTTTATGCTGAACGCACCAACTGGGTAATAGACCAAATACTGGGCCGCTAACAAAAACGCCTCCCGAAGAGAGAGGCGCTTAATTCATTGATGTTTCGATTCTGGATTACGCCCTTAACTTCTCTAGCAGCGCTTTTGCTTCACTGAGCTTATCCCCCTCAGCTTCTGCCAACACTTCATCAAGTAGCACTTGTGCTCCATCAAAATCATTCATTTCTAGGTATGCTTTCGCCAGATCTAACTTACTGTCAACATCACTGGCAACGTCAACATCATCTAAGCCAATATCATCCAGCACATCAGGGAAATCTTCCAACCCCACGTTTAAGTTCATTGGAATCGAATTCGGATCAACATGGCTCTCATCCGGTTGATCTTTCATCAGTTCTTCAATACTGATGTAATCCGCTGCGGGTTCTTCTTGCTCAACCAAACGGCTTTCAACCATCTCCTCTGTCAGTGGCTCTTCGGCAAGTTCACTCTCAGCCAACGGATCTTCGGGTATTTCAAACGGTGTATTTTCCTCAGCGATATCATCTTGCGACAGCTGTGGTTGATCACCCCAATCTTCACCTTCCAGCTCTGGCTCAGGCGTTGCGGCGGCTTCCCAGATTGCCGCTTCATCATCATCCGGCGTATAGTCTTCTTCTGGCAGCGCTAACTCGTCTTCTGTCAAAGGTGAGTCATCTAATGCTTGTCCAGATGTCTCCGGAGCTTCAGGTGTGAGCTCGACCTCATCCATATACGAGTCAATTTCTGAAATCGCATCATCAAAGTCTACGCCCTCTAGACTCAGCGACGCTTCCGCAGAGTCAGCACTCACGGCTTCATCTGTCATCGACATATCTTCGCTTAACTCAGAAAGAAGATCGTCCACATCTGTCAACAAAGCGCCCATGTCTAAGCCAGCCGAATCAACAAAGTCCTCATCAAGGCTATCTAAGCTCAGATCAGAAGATTGCAATCCGTCTGGGTAACGTGAGTCTGTTTCAGCACCTTGACTTGGTGATTCAACGTCCGGTGAAGTGGCCTCGACATTAGGCGCCTGATCCGTTGGCTCAGCATCCACCTTCAGGTCATTCAAACCGCGTTCGGTCTGATACTCTGTTTTACCCTCGTCCAGCTCCAACTGCTCTTCTAGCACAGCCGCAAACGCATCGTCCTCGTTGAACTCGGGTAAATCATCGATATCAATCGCGTCTTTAAATGCGAAACCAAGCTCCTCTTCATCAACATCGGTCGCAGTAGGCTGCGCTTCAAGCTCCTCTTGAGGCGGTACATCTTCAACCGAAGAGTCCGACTCTACACTCTCCGCCGCCGTGGGTTCTACTGTATCAGGTTCGGCGGATGACGGCGCTTCTTCGATGGGGCCGAACTCACTTTCAACTTCGCGTAGCGCATCTTCTTCACTGAACTCGGGCAAGTCTGTGAGCGAAATAGCCTCTTCGCCCTCAAGTGTTTCCAACGTCTCTTCAAGCGGTTCATCCGCTTCAAGTTCATTCAGTGCTTGCTCAACAGTTTGACCTTGAAAGTCTTTGGCTAGGGTTTCAAATTCTGACAAATCATCATCATCGCTCAATGATTCAGACTGCCAATCTTCCATGACAGGTGGTTCTGCAGCCTCCAACATTTCGCTGATTTCATCATCAAAATCATCACCTTCTGAGAGCAGTGCTTCTAGGTCTGCTTCATCCTCATTCAATGATTCTCCCAACAAAGCCTCAATAGCCGCTTCATCGTCATCGAGTGCAGAAACGACATCGCTTTCAAGTTCCTTAAGAAACGCGTCACTTTCACTCTCATCGATAGCAAACTCATCTTCTTCTTCAACGGAAAGCGCATCATCGGTGAGATTAAACGCTGTGAGATCCTCTTCATCAAGTTCTTGCGTTTGCGCTTCTTCTATCTCGTCAAGCTCTGCAACAAAGTCATCGATACCTCTCGGCGCTTCGTCACGCGGATCTGTTGATGGTGATTGTGTCTCCTGTGGTGAGTGTGTCTCCTGAACCTCTTCTGAGGAGACTTCATCGTCTAGTTCATCTGTTTCTAATGCGTCTATGTCACTCGTGGGCTGCGTGTCACTCTCAAGCTGAAAATCGTCTTCAATACTCTCTTCAGCATCAAGTACATCAATGGGTTCAGCATCCTCTTGCGACGCTTCTTCAAGCATTTCAGCGTCTGCCAGCGCATCTTCGCTGAGCGCTTCTGAGACTTCTGCGTCTGCTTTGTCTATATCTGAACTGTCTGATGCTGGCAGGTCATTTTCAGGTGAACTCTCTTCAAGCGCTTCCTGCAACTCGCTATCAATATCATCTAGGTCTAGATCATCCAGTTCACGCGCTGCTTGGTCATGCTCTTCTAGGTCTTGGTCTTGACCATCGCCGGTCTCTACCGACTCTTCGGTATCAAGCGCCTCTTCGATGCTGTCCAAAACATCAAGATAATCGGCCTCAGGCTGTTCCAGCTCTGGCTCGTCCAGTGCTAAGCCTGCACTTTCCTCTGCATCGAGAGACAACTCATGCGGCGCGTCATCCATCGTCTCTTCAGGCTGTAGTTCTTCAGAGACGTCGCCTTCAGAGGCATCAAATGCATCATCAAGCGCGTCGACAGGTTCAACATCCGCTTGCTGCACTTCTTCAAGCAGTTCAGCGTCTTCTATCGCTTCTTCGCTGAGCGGCTCTGATTCTTCTACGTCTGCTGTATCTATGTCTGAACTGTCTGATGCTGGCGTATCATTTTCAGGTGAGCTGTCTTCAAGCGCTGCCTGCAACTCGCTATCGATATCGATATCATCTGGGTCTAGATCATTCAGCTCACGCGCTGCTTGGTCATGCTCTTCTGGGTCACGTTCTTCGAGGTCATGCTCTTCTAGGTCTTGGTCTTGACCATCATCGGTCTCAACCACCTCTTCGGTATCAAGCGCCTCTTCGATGCTTTCCAAAACATCAAGATCATCGGCCTCAGGCTGTTCCAGCTCTGGCTCGTCCAGCGCTAAGTTTGCGCTTTCCTCCACATCGAGAGACAACTCATGCGGCGCGTCATCCATCGTCTCTTCAGGTTGCTCTTCAGAGACATCGTCTTCAGAGGTATTGTCTTCAGAGGCATCAAATGCATCATCAAGCGCGTCGACAGGTTCAACATCCGCTTGCTGCACTTCTTCAATCGGTTCAGCGTCTTCTATCGCTTCTTCGCTGAGCGGCTCTGATTCTTCTACGTCTGCTGTATCTATGTCTGAACTGTCTGATGCTGGCGTATCAATTTCTTCAGGTGAGCTGTCTTCAAGCGCTGCATGCAACTCGCTATCGATATCATCTAGGTCTAGATCATCCAGCTCACGCGCTGCTTGGTCATTCTCTTCTAGGTCTTGGTCTTGACCATCGCCGGTATCTACCGACTCTTCGGTATCAAGCGCCTTTTCGATGCTTTCCGAATCATCAAGATCATCGGCCTCAGGCTGTTCCAGCTCTGGCTCGTCCAGAGCTAAGTTTGCGCTTTCCTCCACATCGAGAGACAACTCATGCGGCGCGTCATCCATCGTGTCTTCAGGTTGCTCTTCAGAGACGTCGTCTTCAGAGGCATCGAATGCATCATCAAGCGCATCGACAGGTTCAACATCCGCTTGCTGCGCTTCTTCAAGCAGTTCAGCGTCTTCTCTCGCATCTTCACTGAGCGGCTCTGATTCTTCTGCGTCTGCTGTATCTATCTCTGAACTGTCTGATGCTGGCGTATCATCTTCAGGTGAACTCTCTTCAAGCGCTGTTTGTAACTCGCTATCAGTATCATTTAAGTCAAGCTCATCTAGTTCGCGCTCTTCTGAGGCACGTTCTTCGAGGTCATGCTCTTCAAGGTCTTGGTCTTGACCACCGTCAGTCTCAAACGCTTCTTCGATACTTTCAGAGTCATTAAGATCTTCCGCTTCAGCCTGCTCTGGCTCCGCGCCTTGCTCATCAAGTACAAATTCCGAGTCGAGATCCATCTCAGAAGCATCATCCTCAAGGGCATCATTGACGAGTGAGTTATCTTCGCCGCTCACATCATCGTTCAATTCATCAGGCGATTCTGACGCCTCATCGGCTGTATTTGCCTGTTCAGGCAAGACACTCTCTGGGACAGGATCATCATCTGATACCGCGTCGAGTACCTCATCAAACGATACATCTTCATCGGCGACTGGCTCTGCGCCCCCCTCAAGAAACTCATCAAGTAACGCATCACTCTCGGAGAGGGTATCCTCATCAATTTCATTCTCAGTAAGCAGTTGTGTTTCTTCTACTGCCTCATCTAAGAACTGATCGAGCATGGCGCTATTCTCTTCCTCATTGGAAGCGTCGTCGTCTTCAAGCAGTTCATCGAGCAGTGCGTCACTTTCCGAGAGATCGAAGTTTTCTTCTGTCTCGCCCTCAGAATCACTTTCATCTAATAACTCATCGAGCAACGCATCACTATCAGATAAATCTAAGGCTTCCTCTTCACCTTGCTCATCAGGCGTTTCATCCAAGAGTTCATCAAGCAGTGCATCACTGGTTGCTAACTCCTCCAGAACCTGATTATTCTCTTCGTCATCACTGCTCTCTTCATCTAACAACTCATCAAGCAGCGCATCGCTATTTTCTAAATCTGGTGTACCTTCAGCATCGGCAGGCTCTTCATCAAGAAGCTCGTCGAGTAAGGCATTACTATCACTCAAATCAACATCGATATCAGTCTCTAACGCAGCATCATCGGCCTCGTCGAGCAACTCATCGAGTAGCGTGGTGGTATCTTCAAGTTCTGGTAGGCTTTCTTCTGGCTCTGGCTCTGGCTCTGGCTCTGGCTCTGGCTCTGGCTCTGGCTCTGGCTCTGGCTCTGGCTCTTCAGCATTATCCAGCTCAACCGGCGCTGCTTCACTCAATATATCTTCATCAAGATCAAAGTTTTCTTCATTCCCTTCGCCGTCTGTCAATGCATCCAGTTCAGCTAACACTTCATCTGGGTCGGCGTCACTTTCCGTCTCATCGACTTCACTCAACAGAGAATCGATATCCTCTAATCCAGGAATCGGCTCTTCATCGTCTTCACTATCAAGATCAAATGCACCATTTTCTTCAGTCGGTGCTGCCTCTGCTTCTGCAAACAAGGCATCTAGCTCTGCCTGTTCAGCAGCGAAATCCGCTTCTGGTTCGTCGTCGCTCGACTCGCTGGTGGGCTCAGCCTCGATAGGCGTATCATCATCGGCAAGATCATCCATATTGCCGAGTAAATCATCCAACATGGATTGGTCGAGCAGCTCTTCACTATCATCAGAGGAGAGATCAAAGTCTTCCTCTTCACCCATGTCGGTCCCATCTTCGGTAACTTGTTGCTCCCAACGCGCTGCAAGTTCTTCATCAGGCGACATGGGTTTATCATCCATCTCGTCCAATGCACGTTCCATGTCTTCCAAACCAATCGCCGGCTGGTCGCTATCCACGGAGAGATCAGGACTTGGCTCATCGTCATCTGCAAGTTCGAAGCCTTCCTCACCGCCCTCATCACCAAACAAGGCATCATCATCCGTCAACGCAAGGTCAGGGATATCGTCAGCGACCTCCTCTTCAAGCTCTGGCAATGCAGGCTCTTGCGGCGCAGGTTGCTCAAGCGCTTTAGGTGCTTCATCTTCTTCTGGTTTACGACGCATGATAAGGAAAACAATCAAACCCGACAGCAAGGTGGTCACTGTCAATGCGCTTCCCCACAGTAACAGTGGACTGTCGGCCAAGCTTTTCTGGTTCGCCATCTCCTGCTCGCGGGCCGCTTGCTTTTCTTTTTCTATATCGATGAAGTCTTGAATCTGTCCTTTTAAATCGGCGTCTTCTGTGAGCTGTTCTTGAATCGCTGAAAGCTCATACTTCATGTTCTCGAGCTGCAAACGCAAGCGTAGATTTGACTCTCGTAATTTGGTCAGCTCCGCGTCTGACACGTCCATCATTTCTTGAACAGTCTCATCCATCATTTCTGGGCGCGGCGGAATCATACCCTCTTCTGCGGGCATCGCCTCTTTATCCGCCATCATTTCAGGTTCTGCTGGCTTCACGACGTCTTCAACTTCAGGTGCTGAAGGTTGTGGCCTTGGCGTCACTGTTGCAGTTTGAGGGCGAGTGGCAGGACGAGCAGGCTGAGTTGTAACCGGCGATACGCTTCGTTTATCTCGCTCAAGGCGTCGAACAACATCGGCGCTATTCTCTTGGCGAATTTGAACTAGCGTTGGCATGATCAGCACACTACCCGGACGCAAACCGTGCAAGTTGTTATCTTCAAACGCTTGCGGGTTTAGGCGGTGAATCGCAGACAAAACTTGATAGATTGAGACATCTGCGGTCGGACGATTACGATCAGCAATCGCCCACAGTGTTTCATCGCTTCGCGTTGGGCCATAACGACGCACCTGCGGCGCTTGTTGAACTTGTGGTGCTGGCTCTTCTGGCGCTTGAGCATTTTGCTCTGGGCCAATAATGCGAATGACATTTGAAGAAGCAGAAAAGGGAGCGACACCAATCAGTACTGAAGCAATTAGAAGGCACCGTTTAATAACGGGAAATTTATAAGACACTGCCTGTAGTCCTCTTGGGCAGGATGAAACACTTAGTCTCACTATATCGGAAACAGGTAGCAAAACTGTAGTGTTTGCTGCAAAAACCCCTCAATTTTAGACAATAAAAAAGCGCTTATGGGAGATAAGCGCTTTTTTTGAACTTTTGCCTGTCAATCAGGCATATATTTTGCGGAGAAGATCAAATAAACAAAACTCTCAATTACAGGTAGTCACGAATCAAGACTTCGGCAATTTGTACGCTATTGGTCGCCGCCCCTTTACGGACATTATCAGCAACAACCCACATATTTAGGCCA
Proteins encoded in this region:
- the xthA gene encoding exodeoxyribonuclease III produces the protein MKVISFNINGLRARLHQLQALIDKHDPDVIGLQEIKVHDEAFPLEDVEAMGYKVYHHGQKAHYGVAMLCKHEPIKVQRGFPTDDEDAQRRMIMATFKQEGGSEVTVLNGYFPQGDNIAHETKFPAKEKFYADLMTYLETHHNNDEQLIVMGDINISPEDKDIGIGEPNRKRWLKTGKCSFQPIEREWLATLLNWGLEDTFRLQHPDVEDQYSWFDYRSKGFVDNRGLRIDVILATPSLAQKTIESGIDYELRGIEKPSDHAPIWTTFK
- a CDS encoding Gfo/Idh/MocA family protein, which encodes MGIIRWGIIGCGNVAQEKTTPAFQEAKGAQISAVMARNLDRAEEFAIQHHIPNYFDNVDDLITAPFVDALYIATPPDAHLEIALKVADAKKPCCIEKPFGLSFQQSRIISTAFEKKGLPLFVSYYRRLLPKFQHIKALLDQQVIGPLSAVDIKLIRPAHERDEALHWRIDPQRSGGGYFTDLGSHMLDLLHYLIGEIIEVDGIAVQQDNQETTPNSIAAHFRFNNNVLGSGLWHFDSFGDEDVITLYGDEGTLQFSVFKDSTIILNTQAGRELINLPHPKHVQLPHIQAMQADINGKAESPCRAFYAERTNWVIDQILGR
- a CDS encoding FimV/HubP family polar landmark protein, which encodes MSYKFPVIKRCLLIASVLIGVAPFSASSNVIRIIGPEQNAQAPEEPAPQVQQAPQVRRYGPTRSDETLWAIADRNRPTADVSIYQVLSAIHRLNPQAFEDNNLHGLRPGSVLIMPTLVQIRQENSADVVRRLERDKRSVSPVTTQPARPATRPQTATVTPRPQPSAPEVEDVVKPAEPEMMADKEAMPAEEGMIPPRPEMMDETVQEMMDVSDAELTKLRESNLRLRLQLENMKYELSAIQEQLTEDADLKGQIQDFIDIEKEKQAAREQEMANQKSLADSPLLLWGSALTVTTLLSGLIVFLIMRRKPEEDEAPKALEQPAPQEPALPELEEEVADDIPDLALTDDDALFGDEGGEEGFELADDDEPSPDLSVDSDQPAIGLEDMERALDEMDDKPMSPDEELAARWEQQVTEDGTDMGEEEDFDLSSDDSEELLDQSMLDDLLGNMDDLADDDTPIEAEPTSESSDDEPEADFAAEQAELDALFAEAEAAPTEENGAFDLDSEDDEEPIPGLEDIDSLLSEVDETESDADPDEVLAELDALTDGEGNEENFDLDEDILSEAAPVELDNAEEPEPEPEPEPEPEPEPEPEPEPEESLPELEDTTTLLDELLDEADDAALETDIDVDLSDSNALLDELLDEEPADAEGTPDLENSDALLDELLDEESSDDEENNQVLEELATSDALLDELLDETPDEQGEEEALDLSDSDALLDELLDESDSEGETEENFDLSESDALLDELLEDDDASNEEENSAMLDQFLDEAVEETQLLTENEIDEDTLSESDALLDEFLEGGAEPVADEDVSFDEVLDAVSDDDPVPESVLPEQANTADEASESPDELNDDVSGEDNSLVNDALEDDASEMDLDSEFVLDEQGAEPEQAEAEDLNDSESIEEAFETDGGQDQDLEEHDLEERASEERELDELDLNDTDSELQTALEESSPEDDTPASDSSEIDTADAEESEPLSEDAREDAELLEEAQQADVEPVDALDDAFDASEDDVSEEQPEDTMDDAPHELSLDVEESANLALDEPELEQPEADDLDDSESIEKALDTEESVDTGDGQDQDLEENDQAARELDDLDLDDIDSELHAALEDSSPEEIDTPASDSSDIDTADVEESEPLSEEAIEDAEPIEEVQQADVEPVDALDDAFDASEDNTSEDDVSEEQPEETMDDAPHELSLDVEESANLALDEPELEQPEADDLDVLESIEEALDTEEVVETDDGQDQDLEEHDLEERDPEEHDQAARELNDLDPDDIDIDSELQAALEDSSPENDTPASDSSDIDTADVEESEPLSEEAIEDAELLEEVQQADVEPVDALDDAFDASEGDVSEELQPEETMDDAPHELSLDAEESAGLALDEPELEQPEADYLDVLDSIEEALDTEESVETGDGQDQDLEEHDQAARELDDLDLDDIDSELQEALEESSPENDLPASDSSDIDKADAEVSEALSEDALADAEMLEEASQEDAEPIDVLDAEESIEDDFQLESDTQPTSDIDALETDELDDEVSSEEVQETHSPQETQSPSTDPRDEAPRGIDDFVAELDEIEEAQTQELDEEDLTAFNLTDDALSVEEEDEFAIDESESDAFLKELESDVVSALDDDEAAIEALLGESLNEDEADLEALLSEGDDFDDEISEMLEAAEPPVMEDWQSESLSDDDDLSEFETLAKDFQGQTVEQALNELEADEPLEETLETLEGEEAISLTDLPEFSEEDALREVESEFGPIEEAPSSAEPDTVEPTAAESVESDSSVEDVPPQEELEAQPTATDVDEEELGFAFKDAIDIDDLPEFNEDDAFAAVLEEQLELDEGKTEYQTERGLNDLKVDAEPTDQAPNVEATSPDVESPSQGAETDSRYPDGLQSSDLSLDSLDEDFVDSAGLDMGALLTDVDDLLSELSEDMSMTDEAVSADSAEASLSLEGVDFDDAISEIDSYMDEVELTPEAPETSGQALDDSPLTEDELALPEEDYTPDDDEAAIWEAAATPEPELEGEDWGDQPQLSQDDIAEENTPFEIPEDPLAESELAEEPLTEEMVESRLVEQEEPAADYISIEELMKDQPDESHVDPNSIPMNLNVGLEDFPDVLDDIGLDDVDVASDVDSKLDLAKAYLEMNDFDGAQVLLDEVLAEAEGDKLSEAKALLEKLRA